In Populus nigra chromosome 1, ddPopNigr1.1, whole genome shotgun sequence, one genomic interval encodes:
- the LOC133675275 gene encoding uncharacterized protein LOC133675275 isoform X2 — MEGIYQKLRNLDAYPKINEDFYSRTLSGGLITLISSIIMLFLFFSEFSLYLHAVTETKLLVDTTRGQTLRINFDITFPAIRCSLLSVDAIDISGEQHHDIRHDITKKRINAHGDVIEVRQDGIGAPKIDKPLQKHGGRLEHNEEYCGSCFGAEMSDDHCCNSCDEVREAYRKKGWALTNMDLIDQCIREGFVQMIKDEEGEGCNINGSLEVNRVAGNFHFVPGKSFHQSNFQLLDLLDMQKESYNISHRINRLAFGDYFPGVVNPLDGIQLMHETPNGVQQFFIKVVPTIYTDIRGRTVHSNQYSVTEHFTKSELMRLDSLPGVYFIYDFSPIKVTFKEEHTSFLHFMTSICAIIGGIFTIAGIVDSFIYHGRRAIKKKMEIGKFN, encoded by the exons ATGGAGGGTATTTATCAGAAACTGAGGAACTTGGATGCgtatccaaaaataaatgagGATTTCTACAGCCGTACTCTCTCCGGTGGCCTTATCACTCTGATCTCTTCTATTATCAtgcttttcctcttcttctctgAATTCA gctTGTATCTCCACGCGGTTACTGAGACAAAGCTTTTAGTGGACACTACAAGGGGACAAACACTACGCATCAAT TTTGATATCACTTTTCCTGCCATTCGATGTTCTTTACTGAGTGTTGACGCTATTGATATCAGTGGAGAGCAGCATCATGATATT AGGCATGATATAACTAAGAAAAGAATTAACGCTCATGGCGATGTAATTGAAGTCCGCCAGGATGGGATTGGTGCCCCAAAG ATTGACAAGCCTTTACAGAAGCACGGTGGCAGGCTTGAACACAATGAGGAATATTGCGGTTCATGTTTTGGTGCTGAAATG TCAGATGATCATTGTTGCAACTCATGCGACGAAGTTCGTGAAGCATACAGGAAAAAAGGGTGGGCTTTGACAAATATGGATCTGATTGACCAA TGCATACGTGAAGGCTTTGTCCAAATGATAAAAGACGAAGAAGGTGAAGGATGTAATATTAATGGATCCCTGGAAGTAAATAGAGTTGCTGGGaattttcattttgttcctGGGAAAAGCTTCCATCAATCAAATTTTCAACTACTGGATTTACTGGATATGCAAAAGGAGAGTTATAAT ATAAGTCACAGGATCAATAGACTGGCTTTTGGTGACTACTTTCCAGGCGTGGTAAATCCCCTTGATGG GATACAGTTGATGCATGAAACACCAAATGGTGTGCAACAGTTTTTCATTAAG GTGGTTCCTACAATATACACTGATATTCGAGGCCGCACTGTGCATTCAAATCAg TACTCTGTTACAGAGCATTTCACGAAATCAGAATTGATGCGCCTTGATTCTCTTCCTGGAGTTTACTTCATCTATGACTTTTCTCCAATTAAG GTGACATTTAAAGAGGAGCATACTTCATTTTTACACTTCATGACAAGTATTTGTGCAATAATTGGAG
- the LOC133681087 gene encoding uncharacterized protein LOC133681087 has translation MPAMIKFPSHFDRRAIVEVKPLLVGIHKRVRSDIVAHEPPSSVPSTIDEGGKCVPTATNPSAEDAAELLRMCLQCGVPKTFSNTCGMVYPIYGDRPPNDTSNESKKKGSVIKDKEKSKRMKGQSSHTTWKSEIEMQLRQQFD, from the exons ATGCCTGCCATGATTAAGTTCCCCTCCCATTTTGATCGCA GAGCTATAGTGGAGGTCAAACCTCTACTTGTTGGAATTCATAAGCGAGTGAGGAGTGATATCGTGGCCCATGAACCTCCATCATCAGTTCCAAGCACTATAGATGAGGGAGGAAAGTGTGTTCCAACTGCTACCAATCCTAGTGCAGAAGATGCTGCAGAGCTATTGA GGATGTGCCTGCAAtgtggagtacccaagacattCTCTAATACATGTGGAATGGTCTATCCTATTTATGGTGATCGCCCACCCAATGACACTAGCAACGAATCCAAGAAGAAGGGATCTGTTATCAAAGACAAGGAAAAAAGTAAGAGGATGAAGGGCCAGTCATCTCATACTACTTGGAAAAGTGAGATAGAGATGCAACTTAGGCAGCAGTTTGATTAG